The Mycolicibacterium doricum genome includes a region encoding these proteins:
- the cmrA gene encoding mycolate reductase (Catalyzes the final step in mycolic acid biosynthesis.), whose product MPVPTPRPDARAVVTGASQNIGEALATELAARGHHLIITARREDVLTALAARLTERYGVTVDVRPVDLADPTARTALCDELATREISILCANAGTATFGPIARLDPAGEKAQVQLNVLGVHDLVLAVLPGMVSRRSGGILISGSAAGNSPIPNNATYAATKAFVNTFSESLRGELKRVGVHVTLLAPGPVRETLPDEHEQSLVEKLIPDFLWISTEYTAKLSLDGLESNKMRVVPGVTSKAMSVASGYAPRAVVTPIVGAVYKKLGGD is encoded by the coding sequence ATGCCCGTACCCACACCCCGCCCCGATGCCCGCGCGGTCGTGACCGGTGCCTCTCAGAACATCGGCGAAGCACTCGCCACAGAGTTGGCCGCACGAGGCCACCACCTGATCATCACGGCGCGTCGCGAAGACGTTCTCACCGCGCTGGCGGCGCGGCTGACCGAACGCTACGGCGTGACCGTCGACGTGCGGCCGGTGGACCTGGCGGATCCGACCGCCCGCACCGCACTGTGTGACGAGCTGGCCACCCGCGAGATCTCCATCCTCTGCGCCAACGCCGGCACCGCCACCTTCGGCCCGATCGCGCGGCTCGATCCCGCCGGCGAGAAGGCGCAGGTTCAGCTGAACGTACTGGGCGTGCACGACCTGGTGCTCGCCGTCCTGCCGGGCATGGTGTCGCGCCGTTCCGGCGGCATCCTCATCTCCGGGTCGGCGGCCGGGAACTCCCCGATCCCGAACAACGCGACCTACGCGGCGACCAAGGCGTTCGTGAACACCTTCAGCGAGTCGCTGCGCGGCGAGCTCAAGCGGGTCGGTGTGCACGTCACGCTGCTGGCTCCCGGCCCGGTGCGCGAGACGCTGCCCGACGAACACGAGCAGTCACTGGTGGAGAAGCTCATCCCGGACTTCCTGTGGATCTCCACCGAGTACACCGCCAAGCTGTCGCTCGACGGCCTGGAGAGCAACAAGATGCGGGTGGTGCCCGGAGTGACGTCGAAGGCCATGTCGGTGGCCAGCGGCTACGCTCCGCGCGCGGTCGTCACGCCGATCGTCGGCGCGGTCTACAAGAAGCTCGGCGGCGACTGA
- the orn gene encoding oligoribonuclease, protein MRDELVWIDCEMTGLDLSKDLLIEIAVLVTDADLNILGDGLDVVIHAPDEALDAMIPVVTDMHTRSGLIEEVRASTVDLPAAEEMVLDYIRGHVKQAKMAPLAGNSIATDRGFIARDMARLDEYLHYRMIDVSSIKELCRRWYPRIYFGQPEKGLAHRALADIHESIRELKYYRQTVFVAPPGPSTSEIAAIAAELGQPAKDATGTDSASGHPTG, encoded by the coding sequence GTGCGCGACGAATTGGTGTGGATCGACTGCGAGATGACCGGGCTGGATCTGAGTAAGGATCTGCTCATCGAGATCGCGGTTCTGGTCACCGATGCCGACCTCAACATCCTCGGCGACGGGCTCGACGTGGTGATCCACGCGCCCGACGAGGCGCTGGACGCGATGATCCCGGTGGTGACCGACATGCACACCCGCTCGGGTCTGATCGAGGAGGTGCGCGCCTCGACGGTCGACCTTCCGGCGGCCGAGGAGATGGTCCTCGATTACATCCGCGGGCACGTCAAACAGGCCAAGATGGCCCCGCTGGCCGGCAACTCGATTGCCACCGACCGCGGGTTCATCGCCCGCGACATGGCAAGACTCGACGAGTACCTGCACTACCGGATGATCGACGTCAGCTCGATCAAGGAGCTGTGCCGACGGTGGTACCCGCGGATCTACTTCGGTCAGCCGGAAAAGGGCCTCGCGCATCGCGCGCTGGCCGACATCCACGAGTCGATCCGCGAGCTGAAGTACTACCGGCAGACGGTGTTCGTCGCGCCACCGGGGCCGTCGACCAGCGAAATCGCCGCGATCGCGGCCGAACTCGGCCAACCCGCGAAGGATGCGACCGGAACCGATTCGGCCTCGGGGCACCCGACCGGTTAA
- a CDS encoding L,D-transpeptidase yields MRQVRSLTGPRRQRAWWAGMLVVPAVVLGLTSCSSGSEPEVQQVISDKGTPFGDLLVPKLTSSVTDGAVGVPVDSPVTVGAEGGVLGSVTMVNEDGDPVSGTLSPDGLTWATTEPLGYNKSYTVTAKSMGLGGVTSRQMTFETHSPENLTMPYVLPNEGEVVGVGQPVAIRFDENITNRLAAQRAITVKTDPPVEGAFYWLSNREVRWRPAQYWEPGTKVDVEVNTYGVDLGDGLFGQDNVKTSFTIGDQVVATADDTTKTLTVRRNGEVVKTMPISMGKNSTPTDNGTYIIGDRLSHLVMDSSTYGVPVNSPDGYRTEVDWATQMSYSGIYVHSAPWSVGSQGESNVSHGCLNVSPSNAKWFYDNTKRGDIVEVVNTVGSRLPGTDGLGDWNIPWEQWKAGNAGV; encoded by the coding sequence ATGAGGCAGGTCCGATCGTTGACCGGTCCGCGTCGGCAACGAGCCTGGTGGGCGGGCATGCTGGTGGTCCCAGCCGTGGTGCTGGGGCTCACCTCGTGCTCGAGCGGGTCAGAACCCGAGGTCCAGCAGGTGATCTCCGACAAGGGCACCCCGTTCGGCGACCTGTTGGTGCCGAAGCTGACGTCGTCGGTGACCGACGGGGCCGTGGGCGTTCCAGTGGACAGCCCGGTCACCGTCGGAGCCGAAGGCGGTGTGCTGGGCTCGGTGACGATGGTCAACGAGGACGGCGACCCGGTGTCGGGCACGTTGAGCCCGGACGGCCTCACCTGGGCCACCACCGAGCCGCTGGGATACAACAAGAGCTACACCGTCACCGCGAAGTCGATGGGCCTCGGCGGTGTCACGAGTCGGCAGATGACGTTCGAGACGCACTCGCCGGAGAACCTGACGATGCCGTACGTGCTGCCCAACGAGGGTGAGGTCGTGGGTGTCGGCCAGCCGGTGGCGATCCGGTTCGACGAGAACATCACCAATCGGTTGGCGGCGCAGCGGGCCATCACGGTCAAGACCGACCCGCCCGTCGAGGGCGCGTTCTACTGGCTGAGCAACCGCGAGGTGCGCTGGCGGCCCGCCCAGTACTGGGAGCCCGGCACGAAGGTCGATGTCGAGGTGAACACCTACGGGGTCGACCTCGGCGACGGGTTGTTCGGCCAGGACAACGTCAAGACCTCGTTCACGATCGGCGACCAGGTGGTCGCGACCGCCGACGACACGACGAAGACGCTGACGGTCCGGCGCAACGGCGAGGTCGTCAAGACGATGCCGATCTCGATGGGAAAGAACAGCACACCGACCGACAACGGCACCTACATCATCGGCGATCGGTTGTCACACTTGGTGATGGATTCCTCGACCTATGGGGTGCCGGTCAACTCACCGGACGGTTACCGCACCGAGGTGGACTGGGCCACCCAGATGTCCTACAGCGGCATCTACGTCCACTCCGCGCCGTGGTCGGTGGGTTCCCAAGGTGAAAGCAACGTCAGCCACGGCTGCCTTAACGTGAGCCCGTCGAACGCGAAGTGGTTCTACGACAACACCAAGCGCGGTGACATCGTGGAGGTCGTCAACACCGTCGGCTCGAGGCTGCCGGGCACCGACGGATTGGGTGACTGGAACATCCCGTGGGAGCAGTGGAAGGCCGGTAACGCCGGAGTCTGA
- a CDS encoding DUF3618 domain-containing protein, whose product MADRDPEAIKKDIDTARDQLALTVDSLAERANPRRLADDVKAQLIRFVSQPPVAASLAGVTLLIVVVAVRRSRR is encoded by the coding sequence GTGGCGGACCGGGATCCCGAGGCCATCAAGAAGGACATCGACACTGCTCGTGACCAGTTGGCGCTGACCGTCGATTCCCTCGCGGAACGGGCCAACCCGCGCCGGTTGGCCGACGACGTCAAGGCCCAGCTGATCCGGTTCGTGTCCCAGCCGCCCGTGGCGGCCTCGCTGGCCGGCGTGACATTGCTCATCGTCGTGGTAGCGGTGCGGCGGTCCCGCCGATAG